The segment GTTTAGAAGTCTTGCGACAGACCTCAAACTTTCATCAGAATAAATCGTTCCGGTCGGATTATTCGGCGAGTTTATGATGATTGCCTTAGTACGGGGAGTTATCTTTGCAGCTATTGTATCAATGTTTAATGTGAAGTCTGCATGTGTTTCAACTACACAACAAACCCCACCGTGGTTGTCAATATAATAGGGGTATTCCAAATAGAGAGGTGACAAAACAATAACTTCATCCTCTGGATTCAGAATTGCTTTCAGGATAATATTTAATGCACCGGCACCGCCGGCGGTCATAACTACATGGTGTGGAGTGAAAGGTAGTCCTCTTTCTTTTGATAGTGTTTTCGCTATTGCCTCCCGTGTCTGGATATGTCCTGCTAACGCTGAATAACCATGCATCCCTGGAAAGGGATTATTGGCAGCCTTTTTCAACTCCTCAGCAAACTCTGAAGGAGGTTCTATCTTCGGGTTTCCCAATCTAAAGTCATAAACTTCATTCTCTTCCGGAACAATTTGTGTTTGACTTTCAAAAACCTTCACAACCCAGGATGAAGCGGCTATTCCTTCCTTTACTTTGTTAGATATTGACATACAATTCCTTTCTAAAATTGATCTTTTTCAAACATGTTATGCTAAACATTAACAAAAACAAAGTCAATGGTAAATACCTGGTACAGCAGTCAGATCGTAATCTGGAGTTACTTTCAAGAAATCCCTATCCGCCTTCTTTGGGAGTTAAGATGGCGAAATGTTAGGGGTTATACCAACGTCATTGACAGTTTTTATGTTGATTTTGTGGTATTCTTCAAATATCCTGATAAAAGGAAATGATGCAGGTATAGCAGCAGAGAATTACATCGTGCGCCATCCGGACTAATATGCTTTTATAGACGATAAGGCAGGTAAATCAGGAATGGTATGGATATAAGGTTACAAAACAGGTGTTATAATTTCTCCCATTCTGGTTCTGAACGATTTGCAAGCGCGTGAAGGTGTCAGGATCCGGTGGCTGGATTATGACTGGGGTTTAAATGAACAAAAAAGAACTCCATAACAACAGTGAAAGGCAGAGACGAAAGAGAAACAGGAGAAAAGTATGAATGTGAGATTGCTCAGTCAGAAAAAAGAGGATGTGAGGAATTATTACGGGAAAATTCTGAAAACAAACCGTGATTTAAAGACCAGTGCATGTTGTACGACGGAAAGCTTTCCGGATCATCTCAAATCGGTTATAAAAAATATCGAGCTTGAAATCCGGGAAAAGTTTTACGGCTGCGGGTTCCCTATCCCAAACCAGTTGAGGGATTGCACGGTTCTGGATTTGGGATGCGGCTCCGGGCGCGATGCCTATATTCTTTCAAGCCTGGTGGGGGAAAACGGACACGTTACGGGAATTGACATGACGGATGAACAGCTTACTATTGCAAAAAAATACATCAACGTCCAGACACGCAAGTTTGGCTACACCCGGCCCAATGTAGATTTCAGAATGGGATATATAGAATATCTCCGGGAAGCGGGTATCGAAGATAACAGTATCGACGTGGTGATTTCCAATTGCGTGATTAACCTTTCTCCCG is part of the Candidatus Jettenia sp. AMX2 genome and harbors:
- a CDS encoding pyridoxal phosphate-dependent aminotransferase — encoded protein: MSISNKVKEGIAASSWVVKVFESQTQIVPEENEVYDFRLGNPKIEPPSEFAEELKKAANNPFPGMHGYSALAGHIQTREAIAKTLSKERGLPFTPHHVVMTAGGAGALNIILKAILNPEDEVIVLSPLYLEYPYYIDNHGGVCCVVETHADFTLNIDTIAAKITPRTKAIIINSPNNPTGTIYSDESLRSVARLLNGKNRQNGKEIFLIYDAAYQDIVYDGNELPDIFTIYPNTIFAASYSKPLSIPGERIGYAAIHPEIKDSEKLFEALTFANRVLGYLSAPVLMQHVIANLQGVHVNRAEYQERKDMFCNALHDFGYSFMWPMGAYYVFPKTPGDDLVFAQELAKEGILVLPGKSFGRSGYIRIAFCVKKETIKKSLPGFKKVIDRYAVR